One genomic region from Osmerus eperlanus chromosome 6, fOsmEpe2.1, whole genome shotgun sequence encodes:
- the lrrc18a gene encoding leucine-rich repeat-containing protein 18, translating into MAKGKGRAKGKTVTLKMAKNAMRVTPDGRTRLDLSNTGIDTFPKCLLKLADTLDELDLSRNQLQKLPDCIGDMLSLKSLDLHSNQLEAVPMSIGQLVELSHLNLSNNLLTSEGLPQSLGSLTGLRSLNLGMNNLDSLPASMVALTSLQELGLFDNLLSHLPEFVRHLPNISKINTKRNPLSSNQGAGGLGARGELSLYLANEASLCKNCVARCREERDRKMEKKKGGGDEENRRPFSGLITPNSVAQLNQEAWR; encoded by the coding sequence ATGGCTAAAGGGAAGGGCAGAGCCAAGGGGAAGACGGTGACCCTGAAGATGGCCAAGAACGCCATGAGGGTGACGCCGGATGGCCGCACTCGCCTGGACCTCAGCAACACAGGCATTGACACCTTCCCCAAGTGCCTCCTCAAGCTTGCCGACACCCTAGACGAACTGGACCTGAGCCGCAACCAGCTGCAGAAGCTTCCAGACTGCATCGGGGACATGCTGTCCCTCAAGTCTCTGGATCTCCATAGCAACCAGCTGGAGGCCGTTCCGATGAGCATCGGACAACTTGTGGAGCTGTCCCACCTCAATCTCTCCAACAACCTCTTGACCTCCGAGGGCCTACCCCAATCGCTGGGCTCCCTTACTGGCCTACGGAGCCTCAATCTGGGCATGAACAACCTGGATAGCCTACCTGCTTCTATGGTGGCTCTCACCAGCCTCCAGGAGCTGGGCCTGTTTGATAACCTCCTGAGCCATCTGCCTGAGTTTGTAAGACACCTCCCCAATATCAGCAAGATCAACACCAAGAGAAACCCCCTGTCTAGCAACCAGGGGGCCGGGGgactgggggccaggggggagcTCAGTCTATACCTGGCCAACGAAGCCAGTCTGTGTAAAAACTGTGTGGCGaggtgcagggaggagagggacaggaagatggagaagaagaaaggaggaggagacgaggagaacaggaggccgTTCTCAGGGCTCATCACGCCCAACTCTGTGGCACAGCTTAATCAGGAGgcgtggaggtga